From Chryseobacterium shandongense, the proteins below share one genomic window:
- a CDS encoding tetratricopeptide repeat protein has translation MTLTKNKYYFEALDNYPYNLPDCLEALNYALSYDPEDADSLCLMGRIYSEMLSDYAKAKLYFEEAMQCDVTNLNVPQYYISCLIDNEDYHEAEKLINYSLKIKGIDKATLWYYRSLLSEKRGSFANALKFLDETAKYCFSKYSLDVVKDRKKFIKSKMPKKKKINKETK, from the coding sequence ATGACCTTAACTAAAAATAAATATTACTTTGAGGCACTGGATAATTATCCTTACAATCTCCCGGATTGTTTGGAAGCATTGAACTATGCGCTGTCATATGACCCTGAAGATGCAGACAGCCTGTGTCTGATGGGAAGAATCTACAGCGAAATGTTATCTGATTATGCAAAGGCAAAGCTGTACTTTGAAGAAGCCATGCAATGCGATGTGACAAACCTGAATGTTCCTCAATATTACATCAGCTGTCTTATTGATAACGAAGATTATCACGAAGCCGAAAAACTGATCAATTATTCTTTGAAAATAAAGGGAATCGATAAAGCAACCTTATGGTATTACAGATCTTTACTTTCCGAAAAACGCGGCAGTTTTGCCAATGCTTTGAAATTTTTAGATGAAACCGCAAAGTATTGCTTTAGTAAATACAGTCTGGATGTGGTGAAAGACCGTAAGAAATTCATCAAATCAAAAATGCCTAAGAAAAAGAAAATTAACAAGGAGACAAAATAA
- a CDS encoding 7-carboxy-7-deazaguanine synthase QueE → MDLVEDILLKEGKMLPVMEHFYTLQGEGAHTGKAAYFIRLGGCDVGCHWCDVKESWDPNLHPLMNAEEIAETAARHCKTIVLTGGEPLMWNLDILTSKLKELGCSIHIETSGAYPMSGHIDWITLSPKKTGLPKEEIYQKAHELKVIVFNNNDFKFAQEQATKVSENCTLYLQSEWSKRDEMYPKITDFILQHPKWRASVQTHKYLNIP, encoded by the coding sequence ATGGATTTAGTAGAAGATATATTATTAAAAGAAGGTAAAATGCTCCCTGTGATGGAGCATTTTTACACTCTTCAGGGAGAAGGAGCGCATACTGGTAAAGCAGCCTATTTCATCAGATTGGGCGGTTGCGATGTCGGATGCCACTGGTGTGATGTAAAGGAAAGCTGGGATCCGAATTTACACCCGCTGATGAATGCGGAAGAAATTGCGGAAACCGCAGCCAGACACTGTAAAACAATTGTGTTAACAGGAGGAGAACCATTAATGTGGAATCTTGATATTCTAACATCTAAATTAAAAGAATTGGGATGCTCTATCCATATTGAAACTTCAGGAGCCTACCCAATGAGCGGGCACATCGACTGGATCACACTATCTCCAAAAAAAACGGGACTTCCCAAAGAGGAAATCTATCAGAAAGCACATGAGCTAAAAGTTATTGTGTTTAATAATAATGACTTTAAATTTGCGCAGGAACAGGCCACAAAAGTGTCGGAAAATTGCACATTATATCTTCAGAGCGAATGGAGCAAGCGGGACGAAATGTATCCTAAAATTACGGACTTCATTCTACAGCATCCGAAATGGAGAGCCTCAGTACAGACCCATAAGTATCTGAATATTCCGTAA
- the meaB gene encoding methylmalonyl Co-A mutase-associated GTPase MeaB, producing the protein MKFSTKELMEGIRSGNKRLIAKAITLVESKKAEHRLQAEELLKQLMPFTGNSIRVGVTGVPGAGKSTFIENFGRLAISNGKKVAVLAIDPSSAINKGSILGDKTRMEELAKEENAFIRPSPSSGFLGGVANTTFETMMICEAAGYDYILIETVGVGQSEVLVADITDVFLFLKIIGGGDELQGIKRGIMEMVDVIFINKVDKENFQKAKNTRLELKRALDFIPPKEKGWKVPVLLGSALSNEGLSDVFEKIKEFINLKKKTNRFQEVRNEQAEKRFEYWVQEYILAAMKKNNSLEEAYLQHKKNASALVSNPSTEAKLFVEKFLSKNKS; encoded by the coding sequence ATGAAATTTTCTACAAAAGAACTAATGGAAGGAATACGATCAGGAAATAAACGCCTGATTGCAAAAGCCATTACCTTGGTTGAAAGCAAAAAAGCAGAACATCGTCTTCAGGCTGAAGAATTACTGAAACAATTGATGCCTTTCACGGGAAACTCCATCAGAGTTGGGGTAACCGGTGTTCCGGGTGCGGGAAAATCAACCTTTATCGAAAATTTTGGCAGACTGGCTATTAGCAATGGAAAGAAAGTGGCGGTTCTCGCTATTGATCCGAGTTCGGCCATTAATAAAGGGAGTATTCTAGGAGATAAAACCAGAATGGAAGAGTTAGCGAAAGAAGAAAACGCCTTTATACGGCCTTCTCCAAGTTCAGGTTTCCTGGGCGGAGTCGCCAACACCACTTTTGAAACCATGATGATCTGCGAAGCAGCAGGCTATGATTATATTTTAATAGAAACGGTGGGGGTGGGTCAATCTGAAGTTTTAGTTGCAGACATTACAGATGTTTTCCTGTTTTTAAAAATAATTGGTGGTGGAGATGAACTTCAGGGAATCAAAAGAGGAATTATGGAGATGGTAGATGTAATTTTTATTAATAAAGTGGATAAAGAAAATTTTCAGAAAGCAAAAAATACAAGACTTGAGCTAAAAAGAGCTTTAGACTTTATTCCTCCAAAAGAAAAAGGCTGGAAAGTTCCGGTTTTACTTGGATCTGCCTTAAGCAATGAAGGACTTAGTGATGTTTTCGAAAAAATTAAGGAATTCATCAATCTCAAAAAGAAAACAAACAGATTTCAGGAAGTAAGAAATGAGCAGGCAGAAAAACGTTTCGAATATTGGGTTCAGGAATATATTTTGGCGGCTATGAAAAAGAATAATTCTTTAGAAGAGGCTTATCTTCAGCACAAAAAAAATGCTTCCGCACTGGTTTCCAATCCAAGCACAGAAGCAAAATTATTTGTAGAAAAATTTTTATCTAAGAACAAATCTTAA
- a CDS encoding RtcB family protein: MGNLKLKGKDILKLGYPNNQSINIALEVMKRNFATKNIHHVKSLLKEILQNPEQFEKDLTFGQIAEALLSSKKTEKRMLNTNRASFQIFGNNISDEAKNQLYTALKLPVSVSGALMPDAHSGYGLPIGGVLAVENAVIPYGVGMDIGCRMSLSILDTPISYLEGARAKYENALAEHTKFGMYETHKSHVDHEIFDRDTFDMIPVLRRLKGKAVKQMGTSGGGNHFVEFGEVEITKEDKQIGLPKGKYLGILSHSGSRGLGAEIAQYYSRVATEQCPLPKEAQQFAWLDLNTHLGIEYWTAMNLAGDYASACHDDIHRRLVKAVGGRVKARIENHHNFAWKEIHNGKEVIVHRKGATPANENELGMIPGSMTAKGFIVRGKGNPDSLHSASHGAGRAYSRGECRNLFTQNDIKKELKLKNVTLMGGNAEEAPMAYKDISEVMNAQSELVDILGTFQPRIVRMDK; this comes from the coding sequence ATGGGAAATTTAAAACTTAAAGGAAAAGATATATTAAAATTAGGCTACCCTAACAATCAGAGTATTAATATCGCTTTGGAAGTCATGAAGAGAAATTTCGCAACAAAAAATATCCATCATGTGAAATCTCTTTTAAAAGAAATCCTGCAAAATCCGGAGCAATTCGAAAAAGATCTCACCTTCGGACAAATCGCTGAAGCCTTGCTTTCATCAAAGAAAACAGAGAAAAGAATGCTCAATACAAACCGTGCATCATTTCAGATTTTCGGAAACAACATCTCAGACGAAGCAAAAAATCAGCTCTACACGGCTTTGAAACTTCCGGTTTCGGTAAGCGGGGCTTTAATGCCGGATGCACACAGCGGTTATGGTCTTCCGATTGGCGGAGTTCTCGCAGTTGAAAATGCTGTAATTCCATATGGAGTAGGGATGGATATCGGTTGCAGAATGAGTCTTAGTATTTTAGATACACCAATTTCATATCTGGAAGGAGCAAGAGCTAAATATGAAAATGCACTTGCCGAACATACAAAATTCGGGATGTATGAAACACACAAATCCCATGTCGATCATGAAATTTTCGACAGAGATACGTTTGATATGATTCCTGTATTAAGAAGATTGAAAGGAAAAGCCGTCAAACAGATGGGAACTTCCGGCGGCGGAAATCACTTTGTGGAATTCGGTGAAGTTGAAATTACGAAAGAAGATAAACAAATCGGACTTCCGAAAGGAAAATATCTCGGTATTCTTTCCCATAGTGGTTCTCGTGGGTTGGGAGCAGAAATCGCCCAATATTATTCCAGGGTGGCAACAGAACAATGTCCGCTGCCGAAAGAAGCACAGCAGTTTGCATGGCTGGATCTGAATACGCATCTCGGAATAGAATATTGGACTGCCATGAATCTCGCGGGAGATTATGCTTCGGCCTGTCATGATGATATTCACAGAAGGCTGGTTAAAGCTGTAGGAGGTAGGGTAAAAGCCAGAATTGAAAACCATCATAATTTCGCATGGAAAGAAATTCATAACGGAAAAGAAGTGATTGTTCACAGAAAAGGGGCTACTCCGGCCAATGAAAATGAGTTGGGGATGATTCCCGGCTCCATGACGGCCAAAGGATTCATCGTACGCGGAAAAGGAAATCCTGATTCTTTACATTCTGCTTCTCACGGAGCTGGACGTGCATATTCGCGCGGTGAATGCAGGAATCTTTTTACCCAAAATGACATTAAAAAAGAATTGAAACTAAAAAATGTCACTTTAATGGGCGGTAATGCCGAAGAAGCACCAATGGCATACAAAGACATCAGCGAAGTGATGAATGCACAAAGCGAATTGGTCGATATTCTGGGAACCTTCCAGCCTAGAATTGTAAGAATGGATAAGTAA
- a CDS encoding c-type cytochrome, whose protein sequence is MKKIIAVASLTAVLLASCTPKATTAAAPSAATSTAEQIAQGKTIFENSCGRCHKLPDPSSHTSVQWVGIMNSMAPKAKLNDEQHQWVYDYIVSAKK, encoded by the coding sequence ATGAAAAAGATCATCGCTGTAGCTTCTCTTACAGCTGTTTTACTAGCCTCTTGTACACCAAAAGCAACAACAGCGGCAGCTCCTTCCGCTGCTACCTCTACAGCCGAACAAATTGCACAGGGAAAAACAATTTTCGAAAATTCATGCGGAAGATGTCACAAACTTCCGGATCCTTCGTCACATACTTCTGTACAGTGGGTAGGCATTATGAATTCTATGGCTCCTAAAGCAAAGCTGAACGATGAACAGCATCAATGGGTATACGATTACATCGTCTCTGCAAAAAAATAA
- the prfH gene encoding peptide chain release factor H → MMEKIIQITSGKGPLECQWVVAKVLKVFLEEAKNHNIHSEIIHRENGDENLTLKSVTILLQSKDLQEFLKSWLGSICWIGKSTFRKLHKRTNWFIGVFELEGLEKINFNEKDIQFKTTRSQGNGGQNVNKVNTAVRATHVPTGQSVFVQDSRSQLENKKISVSRLKEKVLEQNIIQLQKRMQETWNNHLNVQRGNPIRTFSGTDFKKNYQEKSFKKQRNQL, encoded by the coding sequence ATAATGGAAAAAATCATACAAATAACCTCCGGAAAAGGACCTTTGGAATGCCAATGGGTCGTTGCAAAAGTGCTGAAGGTTTTTCTTGAAGAAGCTAAAAATCACAACATACATTCCGAAATTATACATCGTGAAAACGGAGATGAAAATCTTACATTAAAATCAGTAACCATTCTTCTACAATCGAAAGATTTACAAGAATTTTTAAAAAGCTGGTTGGGAAGCATTTGCTGGATCGGGAAAAGTACATTCCGTAAGCTGCATAAAAGAACCAACTGGTTTATCGGCGTTTTTGAACTGGAAGGATTGGAGAAAATCAATTTTAATGAAAAAGACATTCAGTTTAAGACAACCAGAAGTCAGGGAAATGGCGGGCAAAATGTAAACAAAGTGAATACGGCGGTGCGTGCTACACACGTTCCGACGGGACAAAGTGTTTTCGTCCAGGATTCGCGTTCGCAATTGGAGAATAAAAAAATTTCTGTTTCAAGGCTGAAAGAAAAAGTGTTGGAACAGAATATTATCCAGTTGCAAAAAAGAATGCAGGAAACATGGAATAATCATCTGAATGTTCAGCGCGGAAATCCGATCAGGACGTTTTCCGGAACAGATTTTAAAAAGAATTATCAGGAGAAATCTTTCAAAAAACAAAGAAATCAACTCTGA
- a CDS encoding cytochrome C: MKKLILGMIGFSALLVSCGPKSTAVTGPKYTSSEQLAQGKTIFENSCNKCHALPNPEKHDDMGWIKTLSRMAPKAKLNEEQHQMVYDYLISVNKK, translated from the coding sequence ATGAAAAAACTGATATTGGGCATGATAGGTTTTTCTGCATTACTTGTATCTTGCGGACCTAAAAGCACTGCGGTAACTGGACCTAAGTACACCTCATCCGAGCAACTGGCTCAGGGAAAAACAATTTTTGAAAACTCCTGCAACAAATGCCACGCCCTTCCGAATCCGGAAAAGCACGACGATATGGGATGGATAAAAACATTAAGCAGAATGGCACCGAAAGCAAAGCTGAACGAAGAGCAGCATCAAATGGTATATGATTATCTGATTTCCGTAAACAAGAAATAA
- a CDS encoding ABC transporter ATP-binding protein, giving the protein MIEVKDLKKSFDEVEVLKGISTTFDKGKVNLIIGQSGSGKTVFLKSLLNVYQPTSGEILFDGKDINVMSREEKQHLRSEIGTVFQGSALFDSLTVEENIMFPLDMFTNLTFREKKRRVFEVIGRVHLDKANKKFPSEISGGMQKRVAIARAIVNNPKYLFCDEPNSGLDPYTSNVIDDLLMEITQEYNTTTIINTHDMNSVMTIGEKIVYLRLGIKEWEGNKDILITAGNKNLIDFVYSSELFKELREYLLENNKTIDNTITKIEDNEKDS; this is encoded by the coding sequence ATGATTGAGGTAAAAGATCTTAAAAAAAGTTTTGATGAAGTTGAAGTACTCAAAGGGATTTCAACCACATTCGATAAAGGTAAGGTAAACCTTATTATCGGGCAAAGTGGATCCGGAAAAACAGTGTTCCTAAAAAGTCTGCTCAATGTCTATCAGCCAACATCAGGAGAAATCCTGTTTGACGGTAAGGATATCAATGTGATGTCAAGAGAAGAAAAGCAGCATCTTCGCTCCGAGATCGGAACGGTTTTCCAGGGAAGCGCATTGTTTGACTCACTGACCGTAGAGGAAAATATCATGTTTCCGCTGGATATGTTTACGAATTTAACATTCAGGGAAAAGAAAAGACGTGTTTTTGAGGTTATAGGGAGAGTACATCTTGATAAAGCCAATAAAAAGTTCCCTTCCGAAATTTCCGGAGGAATGCAGAAGCGTGTAGCAATTGCGAGAGCTATTGTTAACAATCCGAAATATCTTTTTTGTGACGAACCGAACTCCGGTCTGGATCCTTACACTTCCAATGTAATAGACGATCTTCTTATGGAAATTACGCAGGAATACAATACCACGACCATTATCAACACACACGATATGAATTCCGTAATGACAATTGGCGAGAAAATTGTATATCTGAGATTAGGAATCAAGGAGTGGGAAGGTAATAAAGATATACTAATTACTGCGGGCAATAAAAATCTTATTGATTTTGTATATTCTTCAGAGTTATTTAAAGAACTGCGAGAATATTTGCTTGAAAATAATAAAACGATTGATAATACAATTACAAAAATAGAAGACAATGAAAAAGATTCTTAG
- a CDS encoding outer membrane beta-barrel protein: MKKILSIALIGFSLFASAQISLAGKANLIFPTGSPSWQNIKGTVNQAIEGEGKNNAGFNVGLSLKVGLPTSFFLMPELYYTNFKNEFTAANTTFDIKSSRLDLPVLLGYNIFGNTVGVFVGPVASYNLAKEDTFNDFRENARDNFTVGYQFGAQVEISKLILNARYEGAFSKDSRNFINRVSGEEIRYDNRPNLFMVGVGYKF, from the coding sequence ATGAAAAAGATTCTTAGTATAGCATTGATAGGTTTTTCCCTATTCGCTTCAGCGCAGATCTCTTTGGCAGGAAAGGCGAACCTAATATTCCCTACAGGATCACCGTCCTGGCAAAATATTAAAGGAACGGTAAACCAAGCCATTGAAGGTGAAGGTAAAAACAATGCCGGTTTCAATGTAGGTCTTTCCTTAAAGGTGGGATTGCCAACCTCCTTTTTTTTGATGCCCGAATTGTACTATACCAATTTTAAAAACGAATTTACCGCTGCGAATACAACGTTCGATATCAAAAGCAGCAGACTTGATCTTCCGGTATTGTTAGGGTACAATATTTTTGGAAATACCGTAGGTGTTTTTGTAGGACCCGTAGCGAGCTATAATTTAGCCAAAGAAGATACATTCAATGATTTCAGAGAAAATGCCAGAGACAATTTTACGGTAGGATACCAGTTTGGTGCGCAGGTAGAAATCTCTAAATTAATTCTCAATGCGAGATATGAGGGTGCCTTCAGTAAAGATTCAAGAAACTTTATTAACAGAGTTTCAGGAGAGGAGATACGATATGATAACAGACCTAATCTGTTTATGGTAGGTGTAGGTTATAAGTTTTAA
- a CDS encoding exopolysaccharide biosynthesis polyprenyl glycosylphosphotransferase — MQRIRYSRYLKSIIILLDLVVIASIFIFFFLTRNQDLKYNEETWYQNAFSLALLFLFWILLSGRTAVYNIPRNLTYTLFLERIFIHFLLFILGVLLIGKVSYNVFFNSDIYWLSFYLFFFIFLVRSMIFFGIKYARSLGINHRNIMFLHENSSTEVLKNILKDRRDYGYKIFEYQKNEIKTDELIEFWKRNGIHTLFIPLENSYTPSTEKEIFKLAEANKVHISLIPNITQSDFFLYDMGYIQTQPVLNQAKYPLEFYSNYLLKRIFDIIFSIIVLIGICSWLFPVIAALIKITSKGPVFFIQERYGFHEEVFKCIKFRTMIVNEESSTKTTEENDKRITPFGKFLRKTSLDEMPQFLNVLKGDMSIVGPRPHMLAVDNYYKPKIGRYSLRSMVTPGITGLAQVNGLRGDAGDVEVEMNKRVLADAFYVRNWSFMLDLVIILKTILLVIGGDKNAK, encoded by the coding sequence ATGCAGAGAATACGCTATTCCAGATACCTGAAATCAATTATTATTTTGCTTGACCTTGTGGTTATTGCATCTATTTTCATATTCTTTTTTTTAACGAGAAATCAGGACCTGAAATACAATGAAGAAACCTGGTATCAGAATGCATTTTCCTTAGCATTGCTTTTTTTATTTTGGATACTCTTAAGTGGCAGAACAGCAGTTTACAATATTCCAAGAAACCTTACCTACACTTTGTTTCTGGAAAGAATTTTTATTCATTTTTTATTATTTATTCTTGGAGTCCTGCTGATTGGAAAAGTTAGTTACAATGTTTTTTTTAATTCAGACATTTACTGGCTTTCATTTTATCTTTTCTTTTTTATTTTTTTAGTAAGATCCATGATATTCTTCGGAATAAAATATGCCCGAAGCCTCGGTATTAACCATCGGAATATCATGTTTTTGCACGAAAACAGTTCTACCGAAGTTTTAAAGAATATATTAAAAGACAGAAGAGATTATGGTTATAAAATTTTTGAATATCAAAAGAATGAAATTAAAACAGATGAGCTTATAGAGTTCTGGAAAAGAAACGGAATTCATACCCTTTTCATTCCTCTTGAAAACTCTTATACTCCCAGTACGGAAAAAGAAATTTTCAAACTGGCAGAAGCAAACAAGGTACACATTTCGCTAATCCCTAATATCACACAAAGCGACTTCTTTCTGTATGATATGGGATATATACAGACACAACCCGTTCTTAATCAGGCAAAATATCCTCTGGAATTTTATTCAAATTATTTACTGAAAAGAATTTTTGATATCATTTTTTCCATTATTGTTTTAATTGGAATATGTTCCTGGCTGTTCCCCGTTATTGCTGCTTTGATAAAAATAACTTCAAAAGGACCGGTATTTTTTATTCAGGAGAGATATGGATTTCATGAAGAAGTTTTTAAATGCATCAAATTCCGTACGATGATTGTTAATGAGGAGTCATCAACAAAAACCACGGAAGAAAATGATAAAAGAATTACTCCTTTCGGGAAATTTTTAAGGAAAACCAGCCTTGATGAGATGCCACAATTCCTGAATGTATTAAAAGGTGATATGTCTATTGTAGGACCTAGGCCTCATATGCTTGCGGTAGATAATTATTACAAACCTAAAATCGGCCGATATAGCCTGCGAAGCATGGTAACTCCGGGAATTACAGGTCTCGCTCAGGTAAACGGGCTTCGCGGGGACGCGGGAGATGTGGAAGTAGAGATGAATAAAAGAGTTTTGGCAGATGCATTTTACGTAAGAAACTGGAGTTTTATGCTGGATCTTGTGATCATCCTGAAGACAATTTTGCTGGTAATTGGCGGAGATAAAAATGCCAAATAA
- a CDS encoding MlaE family ABC transporter permease: MFKKFFTAVGEYIILLGKSMQKPQKMKVFWKLLMREINDLGVNSFGLVIFTSIFVGAVVAIQMFNNFDASSFPIPPSFVGYATKAVLVLEFSPTIISLILAGKVGSYIASSIGTMRVSEQIDALDIMGVNSPNFLIFPKIVACVIFNPLLIAISIVFGITGGYVAGILTGNWTTNDYIVGIQMYMPNLFIYYAFTKTIVFAFIIATVPSYFGYNVKGGSLEVGRASTQAVVWTMVFIILSELLLTQLILS, translated from the coding sequence ATGTTTAAAAAGTTCTTTACAGCAGTCGGAGAATATATTATCCTTCTTGGTAAATCTATGCAGAAGCCACAGAAAATGAAAGTTTTCTGGAAGCTGCTCATGAGAGAAATCAATGACTTGGGTGTCAATTCATTTGGTCTTGTTATCTTTACTTCTATTTTCGTAGGAGCAGTTGTGGCCATACAGATGTTTAATAATTTTGACGCTTCATCGTTCCCTATTCCACCTTCGTTTGTAGGATACGCTACCAAAGCAGTGCTGGTTCTGGAATTTTCTCCTACTATCATCAGTCTTATTCTTGCGGGTAAAGTGGGTTCTTATATTGCATCCAGTATCGGGACTATGAGAGTTTCCGAACAAATTGACGCATTGGACATTATGGGGGTAAACTCTCCCAATTTTCTTATTTTTCCTAAAATTGTGGCGTGCGTTATATTTAATCCTTTACTTATTGCCATCAGTATTGTTTTCGGGATTACCGGTGGTTACGTCGCCGGGATTTTAACGGGAAACTGGACTACCAATGATTATATTGTAGGTATACAAATGTATATGCCGAATCTTTTTATATATTATGCATTTACAAAAACAATTGTTTTTGCTTTTATTATAGCAACAGTACCTTCATATTTCGGATACAATGTAAAAGGAGGATCTTTGGAAGTAGGTAGAGCAAGTACACAGGCAGTAGTTTGGACAATGGTATTCATTATCCTTTCAGAATTACTATTAACCCAATTAATATTAAGCTAA
- a CDS encoding DUF4251 domain-containing protein yields the protein MKKFISIICMLSFLFFFESCSSQSNMDPQVVTALVNSQDFSFHAQRANPTNYDVINIANSMPNVPATRIFDLTGSNYSIDVKPNNLEVVLPYFGRVFNPTYGSTTQNSYRFTSKDFTVNKSQNKKGRWIIKIKPNDVRTVDEIIIEVSKSGQALTSISSNDRQPISYDGYITKNEEQKVQP from the coding sequence ATGAAAAAGTTTATCTCCATTATATGCATGCTTAGCTTTCTGTTTTTTTTTGAAAGCTGTTCTTCACAGAGTAATATGGACCCTCAAGTTGTAACAGCGCTTGTAAATTCTCAGGATTTTTCGTTTCATGCACAGAGAGCCAACCCTACAAATTATGATGTTATCAATATCGCAAACTCAATGCCCAATGTTCCGGCTACCAGAATTTTTGATCTGACAGGCAGCAATTATAGCATCGATGTCAAACCAAACAATTTGGAAGTTGTGCTCCCCTATTTTGGGAGAGTTTTTAACCCAACCTATGGAAGTACTACCCAGAACAGTTACCGGTTTACTTCAAAGGATTTTACCGTTAATAAAAGTCAGAATAAAAAAGGGCGTTGGATTATAAAAATTAAACCCAATGATGTAAGAACTGTTGATGAGATCATTATTGAAGTTTCAAAATCCGGACAAGCTCTTACTTCTATAAGCAGCAACGACAGGCAGCCTATTTCCTATGATGGGTATATTACTAAAAATGAAGAACAGAAGGTTCAGCCTTAA
- a CDS encoding DUF1049 domain-containing protein, translating into MKNLTITGLILLALSILLFYLTANNFTLNDLGMPHIMGILGGIGIGLIIGGLVGYVSKGSAIKAEQKRREFKQLQQEKEDLERRAADIARREAELDLRNQNPQV; encoded by the coding sequence ATGAAAAATCTAACAATTACAGGGCTTATTCTTTTAGCGTTATCCATACTTCTGTTTTATCTTACAGCGAATAACTTTACCCTTAATGATCTTGGAATGCCCCATATCATGGGAATTCTTGGAGGGATTGGGATCGGACTTATTATAGGAGGATTAGTAGGATATGTAAGTAAAGGAAGTGCTATAAAAGCGGAACAGAAAAGAAGAGAATTCAAACAGCTGCAGCAGGAAAAAGAAGATCTCGAACGAAGAGCCGCAGATATTGCAAGACGTGAAGCAGAGCTGGACCTTAGAAATCAAAATCCTCAGGTCTAA
- a CDS encoding M48 family metallopeptidase has translation MKFTNLLGIGAVALSIAACTTNPITGRSSLQLANNSEILTMSAQEYRSTLGKSKVITGTADAKRVVNVGSRIKSAAERYYQSIGRSGDLANYNWEFNLIQSNELNAWCMPGGKVAVYTGILPVTKNENGLAVVMGHEVSHALAGHGNERISQAMVAQYGGAILGGSISNAQWANVFEAVYPVGSQVALLKYGRNQESEADQMGLYIMGMAGYDPREAIPFWERMEAASKGARQPEFLSTHPNPDTRISGINKNLPKALEYYRAAGGKM, from the coding sequence ATGAAATTTACAAATTTATTAGGAATAGGAGCCGTGGCTCTTAGCATTGCTGCTTGTACGACCAACCCCATCACAGGAAGGTCTTCCCTGCAGCTGGCAAATAATTCAGAAATCCTGACGATGTCTGCTCAGGAATACAGATCAACATTAGGAAAATCCAAAGTGATAACAGGAACAGCGGATGCAAAAAGGGTAGTAAATGTAGGATCGAGAATAAAATCTGCGGCGGAAAGATATTATCAGTCTATCGGTCGTTCAGGAGATTTGGCTAACTATAATTGGGAATTTAATCTTATCCAGAGCAATGAGCTTAACGCCTGGTGTATGCCGGGCGGAAAAGTAGCCGTTTATACGGGGATTCTTCCGGTTACAAAAAATGAAAACGGACTGGCTGTGGTGATGGGGCACGAGGTGTCACACGCATTAGCAGGGCATGGAAATGAAAGGATTTCGCAGGCTATGGTTGCTCAATATGGTGGTGCAATCTTAGGAGGTAGTATTTCAAATGCACAATGGGCTAATGTTTTTGAAGCAGTTTATCCTGTTGGCTCACAGGTTGCTTTACTAAAATATGGAAGAAATCAGGAATCTGAAGCAGATCAGATGGGACTTTATATTATGGGAATGGCAGGCTACGATCCAAGAGAAGCAATTCCTTTCTGGGAACGAATGGAAGCCGCCTCGAAAGGTGCAAGACAACCTGAATTTTTGTCTACTCACCCGAATCCTGATACCCGAATTTCCGGTATAAATAAAAATTTACCTAAAGCTTTGGAATACTACAGAGCAGCAGGAGGAAAAATGTAA